The genomic window AACTTAATATGCATAATTTCCTACAAGAAGGGGGTATTGGAATATTAGCTAATACCTAACTATTTCTTATTCAGGGTGAAAGAACACGGTGGTGAGACTATTATTCCTTTCAGCTGTGCCTTCGAACAGAAACTAGTGGATATGCCAGAAGATGAAGCTGCTAAATATTGCGCCGAAAACCAGACAGCAAGGCAAGTCATGTAGCATAATTTTGGCTGAGTTGATTACCACAATTAAGATACTACTTTTGTAccgaaatataagacgtttttgtagtcTAAACTAGCAATCAAGTTTATTTATTTATAACATGCATTGCATCTTCTCTTTGCATATTGCTCAACTTTTTCTGTTTAATTTATTTATACTAAATCTTTCACCAATGTGAACAGTTTGATCCCCAAAATCATCAAGACTGGTTTTGCAGCAATTCATCTCATATACTTCTTCACAGCTGGTCACGACGAGGTACATTTTATATGTTTACATTGTGCTTACTTTGTACCAGTAATATGTGTTGTATAAGCCACATTTTACTTCATTTTGCTAAAATGGTGGTACTACATCAGCCTGTTACATTTTTGGCGTGCAAAATTCACATGCTTGTTTGTTTATACATTATCAGTCTTTATTGGTTATTGCCTCTGCTCCAAAATAAGGGGCACAATCAAACTTCTAACTTCCACAATCAATATGTAAAGAATTTAATGAGATTTGACAAATGGAAATAATATCATTTTTTTCGTAATTCTGTTTTTTACTAACACATCAATAATAATGGTCAAAATTGCATCTTGTTGGCTGGTTATGTTCTAATCGGGGAGGAATGTATTAGGTTGTTCAGATGTCTGTTCGTGTTTGAAGTTTCAAGTAGGAGTTTCTGAATACATTTGACAATTTTCTGCTAGCTTATAAGCTTGAATTCTCCTTTCAGGTGAAGTGCTGGCAGATCAGACGTCAATCTAAAGCTCCGCAAGCTGCTGGTGCAATTCACACTGATTTTGAAAGAGGCTTCATATGTGCTGAGGTAGAGTCCTTTCTGAAATAGCTAGACACAATTCCTTTATTTGGAATAAATTGAACTTTAGTTGACAGTGTAGTTAATTGTTGCTGTTCTTACTATTTGCATTTTGTAGTTAATTGTTGCATGTTTTTCTGAAAAAATCTCGATGTTTACTGAAGCTTCTTTCATTATGTTAACTTGATGTATTCCTTGATAATTCTTATATATAAATCTACTCTTTTTGATCAGGTAATGAAGTTTGAAGATCTAAAAGAGCTGGGCAGTGAATCTGCTGTCAAGGTGTGCACAAACTCGTCTATGCTAGATGATTTGTATCATCAGTTGCCTTACTTTTGATCTTTAAACTCAATGTTATGAGTTACGCAACCGTTTGGCATTGATGGATTGTAGGCTGCTGGGAAGTACAGGCAGGAAGGGAAGACGTACGTGGTGCAGGATGGAGacatcatcttcttcaagttcAATGTTTCTGGAGGCGGAAAGAAGTGATGAATTCATCACAGGGTCGTGTATTTTAGCATTTTTGGGTTCACTTGCAAGTAGCCAGGTACTATCAGTACTGATTGCAGACTGCGGGGAGACTATAAGCACCAACTGGAAGGGATGAAAAATATAATTTTTCATTCGTGAGCTAGAACTGCTCTGCTCTATCGGAAAACTGGAAGTTGTAACGGTGTGACTGGACAACTTTGTCGTAATTAGGATGCAAAGTTCTTTGTTATGCAATTCTACCGTTGTTGCATGTGTAGCTCCATAATTCTTACTGATACTTTACAAAGAAAATTACTTTAATTACTTTTTGGATATATTGCCTCTTAAATTGATTTGAGTACCTCTCCATCCATGAGAGGAAAAAGAGACAAAATCACATGCCTGCACTGATTAAATGTGGCGCTCAAGAGAAACATATCTTAGGGTTCATAATATCTTAGTATTGAGCTCTAAATTTTAGTTGGTGCGCATTGTTTTTTTTATAGTAAATCTTCATGAACGTTCATCAAGTTTATTAAAAAGAGTATCCATGTCTGCAATATCAAAGACTATTTTTGATTCAAATAATTTAAGTTCTAGGTTTGTCACAAGTCAAACTTGTTTTAGTTTGACCAAGTCTATCGAAACATATATTAACATGTAGAACACCAAGTTAGTCTCATGAGATCATATTTCAATATTATCAGTATTTGGTGTTGTAAATCATATTTTTCTAGAGTTGCTCAAACTAAAGCAAGTTTGACTTATGACAAATCTATGACTTTGATTGTTTTGGAACGAGAGACCATATGAAAATATATTGATAAATCTTATGGTATTGATTAGGTATTCTAGATGTTGATAACTTTTTCTACGAACTTGCTCAAACCTTGCAAGTTTTGGCATTGAAGAAAAAAAAATATCTAGTACTCACTATATTTTGGGACAGAGTCTTGCCCCAAAAAAATATATCCCAACAATGACTTTTGAAGTGTATGAGACCTTCACGAGTTCTTCTATAAGAAAACAGCTAACCATCTTTCCCTGCAATCCCCACCTCCTCCCCTCATCCCTATCGAAGGAGGCCTCCGGGTTAAGTCCGGTTGGCTATGCACCGCGGTGGTTCGACGACCTCCATGGCGGTGTCTCCCGCAGGTGGCAGCTGCGACAACTTTGTCGACGAACTCCATAGCTCCGCCCCGACTGCTCTTTCCCTGCGAGACGGggtgggggtggcgccccctttttCCCTCTCTCTAGAGGTCATTCCCGCGTAGGTCGTCCGCGTGGCTGCAGGCGCGGTGCAACAAGCGGTGGGACGCTAGATCTGGTCGGTCTCATGCAAATCCGGTTCGCTGGAGTCTGCTGGGCCGGTTTTTGGCTGGCGATGAGGTTTGTGGTGGCTCCTGCATGGTCATGACGCGAGTGTGTGGGCTAGTGGAGGTGTGATGCATGGGTATCTGGTGTTAGGCGGTGCTCCCGGTGAACTTGCCGAGCTCTTGCCGACCGGCGACGTCGACGTCCGTGGGCGTCATTTCACCTCCTTGGAGGCGCCCATGTGGAGTTCATCTCCGACAGGGGTGGACCCAGGATTGGGCTAAGCCCCGGGCCCTAGGCCAGCTACAATGCATCTACAGTGACGCTACCAGTGCCATTCATGCTATACTGAAGGAAGTGTGTATTCCTCACGcccaggcccccccccccccccccccccccccccccggcctggGTCCTGGGATCCGCCACTGATCTCCGACACACCCTCAGATTCAGTTCTTTAGGTAAAATCCTAAGGGCCAGTTGGGTCGGGTCACGATGTTGGCATCGTCGCTTCCCTCTTCAGAGCATCGTCTTGAGAGACCTCTCGATTCCCTTTCACGCCCTTCATGTGCTAGACGCTCACGACAATGCGGTCGGTAGGTGTCCCTCCGACGATGTGGCTGGTTGTCGCGGCTTCGCGTGCAACGGTGGCGGCTTCGGGTGAGTTGCGATTGAGTTTGGTAGTCGGTTTTATTCGGCGTGTTTAAGGGGTCACCGTGCCTCACTCGTTCTTTCTGAAGTCAGATCTGCTGAGGTGGGCCTTCGCGGTGACGATGGCACGAGATGGGTAGTCCGTTCCGGCGCTTGTTCGGCACAGGCCCAGCTCTTTCATGCTCGTTGACAGAGTAGAAGCTGCTTGGTCTGACTGGTTGCATAGGCGGGTTCCTCCCCAGCACACCCCGCCGCCGCAGCGGAGCCGAGCCCGATGCCGCCCAAGGCGTCGAAGAAGGACGGCGAGCCGGCGGAGCGCCCCATCCTCGGCCGCTTCTCCTCGCACCTCAAGATCGGAATCGTACGCCCCCCTCTTCTTCCCCCCCTCCCGCGGATTCCCCACGTTCTGTCGCGTTAGGGAGTGCTCGCAGGGGTTTCATGGCTGCGTTACTTGTCCCTGTTGCGGTTGGCTTTGTGTAATAGGGCTTTGGAGTTCGCTTGGTCCGCACCGGCGAAGTTCGGAATCGCTGGTGGTTAGCTCGTGGCTTGTAACCTGGTGCGGGTCTCATGGATTCCGTGATTTTGTTGTTCAAGTTTATATGTTTCAGTGGGCCGCATGGTGGCTAGTTGGGGAAACATATTGTGGGAACTGTTCTAGTGTCGGATCTGTATCCCAAGTCAGGCTCAAAATGCGCTCCGTTTACTTGACTACTTCTAGAATAGATCTCTTTGCTCTCTGTGAAATAGTAACATATGAAATGTTATCCCTGCTTAAATCTGAGTCGCTACATGCTAGTAGGAGTAGGACGCGTTATAGTTTTATGTATGTAACTCGGTTTGCTTGGACACAATTGTCATGTTACTATGGACTGCTGTTCAACAAGCTTCATGAGTTGCCACTGCAGAACTTCTAGTTGCTTTGATGGTGTTTGACAGTACTTGCCTTATATTCTCTATTCAGTATCGGATTTTATAAATCATAATGGACTACTCTTCTGTTGAGTGTTAATTGGCGCATCACTTTCTCTGCTGTAGCCAAGTAGAGTAATACGAGGAGATACGCTGTTTACTATTGATGTTTCATGCAGGTTGGGTTACCCAATGTTGGCAAATCAACTTTCTTCAACATAGTAACAAAGTTGTCCATCCCAGCTGAGAACTTCCCATTCTGTACCATTGAACCAAATGAGGCACGGGTACATGTTCCGGATGAGCGATTTGACTATCTTTGCCAACTTTTCAAGCCAAAGAGTGAGGTTTGTTTCTTTTCTCTGCTTTACACTTCTAGGCTTATGTTTCAGATGTATAGTGACTCTTGTTATTCTCTGCAGGTGGCTGCATATCTGGAAATCAACGACATAGCCGGGCTTGTTAGAGGAGCAAGTGCAGGGGAGGGTCTGGGCAATGCCTTCTTATCCCATATACGTGCTGTTGATGGAATCTTTCATGTCTTGAGTATGTCTCTATTGTAAAATGTTTATAATTCAACTATTGTATTATGCTTCTTAATAAAGTTCCCTTGGTTATGTTTTGAGTATATGTTAAAAGTGATAAATTTTGGATGTCTTGCTGGAGACCTAAATGAGAAGACTAGCCAAATGTTGGCATTGCCAAACATTGGCAATACCAagacttgccaaatattggcaactttATGTTTCATAGACAAGAAAAACTTGGTAACCCACCAATTAGTGGCCAATATGCCAATTTTTGGCACCAAACCAATTACGCGCTAGGTGTTCATGTATTAGAATCTTTTGCTGTATCTGTAACTGATAGTATGGTATGATTTTTAGGAGCATTTGAAGACACGGAAATCACCCATATTGATGATACAGTTGATCCTGTTCGTGATTTGGAAACTATTACTCAAGAACTGAGGCTCAAGGTTTCGTTTGAGTTCTGCTTGATTTGTTTGTCAACTTAACCAGTTGTTAACCTAGTTGTAACAAGGTTCTGTTGCATTTCTGTAGGATATAGAGTTTGTGCAGGCTAAAATTGATGACCTTGAGAAGGCAATGAAGAGGAGCAATGACAAGCAACTTAAGATAGACCATGAATTATGTCAGAGGGTAGGGCATGTTTTACAGCTCTGCAGTTTTGCACTTTTGCTTCATTTCTATCAATCAGTTAGATCTCATGAACTATTGAAATTTAGTTTCAACTTTTGTCGGTAGATTAATGATTAATCGGTAATTTAGTTTCAACTTTCCCTTATAACAGATCATGACACATCTTCAAGACGGGAAAGACCTACGTTTAGGAGAATGGAAAGCTGCTGAAATTGAGATCTTGAATACCTTTCAGCTGCTTACTGCTAAGC from Triticum aestivum cultivar Chinese Spring chromosome 3B, IWGSC CS RefSeq v2.1, whole genome shotgun sequence includes these protein-coding regions:
- the LOC123071926 gene encoding obg-like ATPase 1, giving the protein MPPKASKKDGEPAERPILGRFSSHLKIGIVGLPNVGKSTFFNIVTKLSIPAENFPFCTIEPNEARVHVPDERFDYLCQLFKPKSEVAAYLEINDIAGLVRGASAGEGLGNAFLSHIRAVDGIFHVLRAFEDTEITHIDDTVDPVRDLETITQELRLKDIEFVQAKIDDLEKAMKRSNDKQLKIDHELCQRIMTHLQDGKDLRLGEWKAAEIEILNTFQLLTAKPVVYLVNMSEKDYLRKKNKFLPKIHAWVKEHGGETIIPFSCAFEQKLVDMPEDEAAKYCTENQTTSLIPKIIKTGFAAIHLIYFFTAGHGEVKCWQIRRQSKAPQAAGAIHTDFERGFICAEVMKFEDLKELGSESAVKAAGKYRQEGKTYVVQDGDIIFFKFNVSGGGKK